The genomic window GGTCATCGTCGCCGACCACGAACAGGTTGCGCTCGGGTCCGACGAACTGCCTGAGCCAGGCATACTGGATGCGGTTGGTGTCCTGAAACTCATCCACCAGTACATGACGGAAACGTCCCTGGTAGTGCTCGCGCATAGTTGGGTTGTCGCGCAACAGTTCGTAGGCGCGTAGCAGCAGCTCGGCGAAATCTACCAATCCCGAACGCTGACAGATTTCCTCGTAGGCGATATAGACGCGCCGCAACTCGCGCTGGGTCGGGTCGTTGGATTCGCCGAGGTCCTTGGGGCGCCGACCCTCTTCCTTGTGGCCGTTGATGAACCACATGGCCTGCTTGGGCGGCCAATAGGCCTCATCCATATTCATGGCTTTCATGAGCCGCCTGATGACTCTGAGTTGGTCTTCACTATCAAGAATCGTGAATGTCTGCGGGAGATTTGCCTCTTTCCAGTGAGAACGCAGCAAACGGTGCGAGAGTCCATGAAAGGTCCCGGTCCACATGCCGCCGACCGGTGACTGCAGCATGGATTCAATGCGACCGCGCATCTCGTGGGCAGCCTTGTTGGTGAAAGTCACCGCCAGGATCGCGTGTGGCGAGATGCCCTCCACGCCCACCAGCCAGGCCACGCGGTGGGTCAGCACGCGCGTCTTGCCGCTGCCGGCCCCGGCCAGCACCAGCAACGGCCCCGGAGGCGCGCTCACGGCCTCGCGCTGCGCGTCGTTGAGTTCGTCCATCAGGTGGGAGACATCCATCGCGGGATTTTACCAGAGACGCGGCAGAACTCGGGGGAAATCAGCCAGCCAGCCGCCATGGTAGGAACAGCCGAAATAAGGCTTTACACTGGCATTAATAAAAAAGTCTGTCGATTTTTCAGGGAACATCTCATGTCACTTAAAGAAAAGCTGAGGGAAATACTGTCCTTCGTTGTGCGCAAGCGCGAGGACATGCTGCTGTGCAAGGATCTGACGGTGGTTTCCGGGTTGAAGTCGTCCGGGCGCCTGGAAGTGGTCCCGATGCACGTTGGCCACCTCAAAGAACTGGTGGAATTCATCCAGGAACATCACAGAGAGACCGCGCGCTCCTTGCGCATGCTCGACGACTGTTTTCGCAACCGTTACGAGGGCCGCGTGGCGCTCCTGAACGGCAGTATCATCGGCTACCGCTGGTGGGTCACCTCGGCCATTCCGCATCCGCAACTGAAACTCTATGGCGTATCGTTGCTCGACGACGAGGTCTACGCCTTCGGACTGTACATCGCACGCGCCTTCCGTGCTCAGGGCTACGCCGGGGAATTTCTGGCGCTCACCCAGAAACAGTTGGTGGATATGGGTTTCAAGCGCCTCTACAACGCCGTGGCCACCAGCAATGTCCCGTCAAGGCGGCTGTATCAGACCTTCGGCTCGAAGGAATTGGGCTTGCGCGTGTCACGGAGTTTCTTTTCCACCATCACTTTCTGCGATGGGCGGTGGCTGCGTTACAACCCGGTGTGGATGTAGCCAGACAACGTCGATTCCTCAAGTCTCTCGGCTCACCGCGCCCACGCGGGCCTGTGGTGCCAGCTCGGCAAACCAGAACATCTTGATGAATTGCGCCCGGGTCAGGGTGATGAGGATTTTTTTCAGCTCCTCGAAGGAGATCTGGGGAAAGGCCTTTTGCACCTCGGCGGCGGTGAAAGGCTTGCGCTGTTCCTCGATCCAGCGAAAGACCATCAGCACCTCGGAGGATATTTCCAGGCGCGCAGATATTCGATCCGTCGAATCGGAATGTCCCAGCCGGATGGCCACCACCTTCGTGCCTTGGGGCGATTTATCGGACTCTACTTCTAGTTCTAGCGCCGCGTCCGGTATACGCTGGAACCTGGAATTTTCGTTGATTTGGTCGAGGCGTTTGGCTACCGGGATCGGGGCCTGAATCAGATCCTCGGGGGAAAGCGATGCCACCAGTTGCGGCAGGCGCGCGAGCAATTGTTTGGCATGGGTGTGCAACTTGGTGTTTAGCGTGCCATTACCAGTGGCGCCGTACAACGGTTCGCGCCAGGCACTGTCCTGCAACAGCAACCAGCGGATCTGCTCCATGGCGCAGTCGAGCAGCGTCGGCGGGCTGATGGTGATGCTGAGCGACAATGAAGGTTCGCTGGCCTCGGTGTAATGCCAGGTGCCGCGCGGCAGGAACAGCACCGAGCCCGGTTTCATCGCGGCGGTTTCGAACTTCACGTTCTTGTTTTCCGGAAATCCGTTCTGCGCCTGCGCGTACAGCTCGTCGTACGGCTTGCCGCCAGAGATGTACTGCGTGCCATAGGGCATGGCAAGTTCCTGCACCGGTGCGTAATGAAAACGCTTGGTGCCATGCAGCTGGAGAGAAATGACATC from Sulfuricaulis sp. includes these protein-coding regions:
- a CDS encoding GNAT family N-acetyltransferase; amino-acid sequence: MSLKEKLREILSFVVRKREDMLLCKDLTVVSGLKSSGRLEVVPMHVGHLKELVEFIQEHHRETARSLRMLDDCFRNRYEGRVALLNGSIIGYRWWVTSAIPHPQLKLYGVSLLDDEVYAFGLYIARAFRAQGYAGEFLALTQKQLVDMGFKRLYNAVATSNVPSRRLYQTFGSKELGLRVSRSFFSTITFCDGRWLRYNPVWM
- a CDS encoding cupin domain-containing protein, which encodes MSVANKPLLAALLSPKAADEFLNQYWPKRPFVAQSDPARWPALLRGEELASVQNLAKRYRGSLRFTHGRKSDQMIQIDRVDPSILFEMGLTLNFEDIGPYVPGTPEFLRGLESELGLNEGSLVMSAFASPFQDGLSCHFDAQDVISLQLHGTKRFHYAPVQELAMPYGTQYISGGKPYDELYAQAQNGFPENKNVKFETAAMKPGSVLFLPRGTWHYTEASEPSLSLSITISPPTLLDCAMEQIRWLLLQDSAWREPLYGATGNGTLNTKLHTHAKQLLARLPQLVASLSPEDLIQAPIPVAKRLDQINENSRFQRIPDAALELEVESDKSPQGTKVVAIRLGHSDSTDRISARLEISSEVLMVFRWIEEQRKPFTAAEVQKAFPQISFEELKKILITLTRAQFIKMFWFAELAPQARVGAVSRET